Proteins encoded within one genomic window of Triticum aestivum cultivar Chinese Spring chromosome 2D, IWGSC CS RefSeq v2.1, whole genome shotgun sequence:
- the LOC123052997 gene encoding uncharacterized protein, with protein MPLHLLLLLLLLLPSAAVAGKAHQSSSFALDFFPGDGAIAQLALTGANATSAGDISMRSPRARVQYHKPIHLAPAAAGFSTYFSFSLHPSPKSHAASIAFFLTPAAPSPAVNALAVVFAAADSSHIRVQIDLAGETAAQTAPRGIPKKLHSWIDYNATSATLQVRLSASRLPKPPRALLSHPLHLHSALLLLRSKPMLAGFASSHANCSLFSWAFRANHGPPYLMHSQPLNPTGLSLTTPPPDRLPRAPPGNRHPWVSLLLAAACGAVFTFVLLFVWYSMGKRRPVAPVEYPMHPSSDDIIYEKIVLVGVKDLPADVTAAAHK; from the coding sequence ATGCCGCTCcacctgctgctcctcctcctgctgctcctgCCGTCCGCCGCCGTGGCCGGCAAGGCCCACCAGTCCTCCTCCTTCGCCCTCGATTTCTTCCCTGGCGACGGCGCCATCGCGCAGCTCGCTCTCACCGGCGCCAACGCCACCTCCGCCGGCGACATCTCCATGCGCTCCCCGCGGGCCCGGGTACAGTACCACAAACCCATCCACttggcccccgccgccgccggcttctcAACCTACTTCTCCTTCTCTCTCCACCCTAGCCCCAAATCTCACGCCGCCTCCATCGCCTTCTTCCTAACGcccgccgcgccctcgcccgccGTTAACGCCCTCGCCGTCGTCTTCGCCGCCGCGGACTCCAGCCACATCCGAGTCCAAATCGACCTCGCCGGTGAAACGGCCGCCCAGACCGCCCCCCGCGGTATCCCCAAAAAGCTGCATTCCTGGATAGACTACAACGCCACATCCGCCACGCTCCAGGTCCGTCTCTCCGCCTCGCGCCTCCCCAAGCCGCCGCGCGCGCTGCTCTCCCACCCGCTCCATCTCCactccgccctcctcctcctccgcagcaAGCCCATGCTCGCCGGATTCGCCTCCTCCCACGCCAACTGCAGCCTCTTCAGCTGGGCCTTCAGGGCCAACCACGGGCCTCCCTACCTCATGCACTCCCAGCCACTCAATCCCACCGGCTTATCGCTCACCACGCCGCCGCCAGACCGCCTCCCCCGCGCTCCCCCGGGCAACCGCCACCCCTGGGTTTCGCTGCTGTTAGCTGCCGCGTGCGGCGCCGTCTTCACATTCGTCCTGCTCTTCGTCTGGTACTCCATGGGGAAGCGCCGCCCGGTCGCGCCGGTGGAGTACCCCATGCACCCGTCCTCCGACGACATCATCTACGAGAAGATTGTGCTGGTCGGAGTCAAGGACCTCCCTGCCGATGTCACCGCAGCTGCTCACAAGTAG